In the Gasterosteus aculeatus chromosome X, fGasAcu3.hap1.1, whole genome shotgun sequence genome, one interval contains:
- the ch25hl1.1 gene encoding cholesterol 25-hydroxylase-like protein 1, member 1, whose product MLNSSEVLQPPPCGASGRLLQPVWDYLLFHQLPLISSPLFPVLLAFSSYVFFSIPFAALDLLGERVPLFYRYKIQPDRRPTVGMMSRSFMTAAYNNIVFVLPTVLLTMFILPTPKLPDTAPTLYKVIIDGLAVLLLFDTQYYIWHFIHHKQPQLYWFMHATHHEYVAPFSWCTQLLSIPELMSVGLWSNQDPILLRCHPLTTWCVTVFSIWMSVEDHIGYDLPWTLNHLVPFGLLGGAPAHDMHHQRPSSNYAPFFCHWDRIFGTAFTQRKETSRTIL is encoded by the coding sequence ATGTTGAACAGCAGTGAAGttctgcagcctcctccctgCGGAGCCTCTGGCCGCCTCCTGCAGCCGGTTTGGGATTATTTGCTTTTTCACCAGCTGCCTCTCATCTCGTCTCCTTTGTTCCCTGTCCTACTTGCCTTTTCCAGCTATGTTTTCTTTAGCATACCTTTTGCTGCATTGGACCTCTTGGGAGAAAGAGTTCCTTTGTTCTATCGGTACAAGATCCAACCAGACAGGCGACCAACTGTGGGAATGATGTCTAGGAGCTTCATGACAGCCGCGTATAATAacattgtctttgtcctgcCAACTGTACTGCTCACCATGTTCATACTACCTACACCAAAACTGCCAGATACTGCTCCGACACTGTATAAGGTGATCATCGATGGGCTGGCTGTACTTCTTCTCTTTGACACTCAGTACTACATCTGGCATTTCATTCATCACAAGCAACCACAGCTCTATTGGTTCATGCACGCGACCCACCATGAATACGTGGCTCCTTTTTCTTGGTGCACTCAGCTGCTCAGCATCCCAGAGCTGATGTCCGTTGGATTGTGGAGCAACCAGGACCCAATTCTTTTAAGGTGCCACCCATTGACCACATGGTGTGTGACGGTTTTCAGCATCTGGATGTCAGTGGAGGACCACATAGGTTACGACCTGCCGTGGACCCTCAACCACCTGGTGCCTTTCGGTCTGCTGGGCGGTGCACCGGCTCACGACATGCACCACCAGAGGCCGAGCAGCAACTACGCCCCCTTCTTCTGCCACTGGGACCGAATCTTTGGCACTGCCTTTACTCAGAGGAAAGAGACTTCGAGGACAATTCTGTGA